The DNA segment TTTCATCGTATCCTAAGTATGTGGAATAAGCCACATCAATATCTGAGGCCAACATATCACCAATAAGTGTTTGAGTGGTGATTTCTCTTAAAAAAACATTTGCACCTGCTCTTACGAAGGCATAGATGAATCCTCTTCTTAAACGGGGATTAATATCTTTAATCCAGTGAACTAGCTGGGAACCAATTTCTAAGAAGGCGTCAAAGAAAAACAAAATCACAATACGGGCGAAATTAGACGGACTAGAATAAAAATAATACCAGGTTGAATTATAGAATTTTTTAAGATTTTTTAACTTGCTGTAAGTGAATATAACATCTTTAGCATCGCCAGAAAATAAATTAGATCTACTGGCACCATTATCAGCCATGAGGCCTTTACCATCAGATATACGCTTTTCTATGATGCCGGCATCAGAGAGACCGGTAGAAACCATTATTTTATTATTATTGGGTTTTTCCACCCAACGAAATGCCGGAAGGTTCTTATTATTTCCATGTAATATCCCGGCCTGGCTGGCCCCGGTTTGACTGGAGAGATCGGTTTCCCAGGGAATGATTTTATGGATTCCCTCTTCTAACCAGCGGGCCAGGGTGGGCATATGTCCTTTTTCAATGGCTTCTTTTAAAATTTCTTCAGAAAGCCCATCAATTTCTAAAAAAAGGACTCCAGGATAATTTTTTGGATTTTCAGATTTATTTTTTATATTTCTTCTTAAAACGGCTCGATAATAAGAAGTATCATCGTCTAAAGTTATGATTGCAGATAGAATAGTGGTAATAAAAGCCATTCCTAATGGTGTAAGGATTAAGGCCCATCCCTCGATAGTGATTCCAGGAACAACAATACTTATTAGCCATATTAAAATTCCATTAATTACGAGTGAGCCAATTCCTATAGTATAAACTAGGAATGGAAGAAAGATTCGTGATAGAATTGGCCAGAAAAGTGCATTTATTATTCCTAAAATACCTACCACTACCGCAGCGGTGACCCAGTTATCTATGCTAAGGCCAACAGATAGGTAAGCTATTAAAATAAACCCTAAAACTTCCCCCACCCAAAGAATAATGCTACGAACTAAAAAGCTGATTAAAGATGGTTTTTTTGGATCATAATAACTTTTAAGAGATTTTTTACCCTCAGGGGAATGGCTTTCAGTGGCCTGCCCATTTTTAATCTTATTTTCATCTGATTTTTTCATCGTCTACCTCTGGACTTTTAAGATGAAAAATAGTTATTTCTGGGGGACAGTTAATTCTAAACCAGAAAACATTGGTTCCTAATCCTCTGCTGGTGTACTGGATCATTTCTCCCACTTGGTACTTTCCTAAGGGGTATTTAATAAAATGAGGTCCTCTAATCATAGTTCCCAGTCCGGGAATAATGAATTGGCCTCCATGGGAGTGGCCTGAAATTTGAAGGCCAAAGCGACCAGTTATAGAACTCACATCTGCAAAATCAGGTTCATGGGCCAGTAATATGGCTGGTCCTTCAGATGGAATCTTTTCCATAACTATATCAAGACGGTGCTTTTCTAGCATGACACTATCCACTCCAGCAATGTGTAAAACTGCATCACTATCATCAGATTCTCTTTTCAAGGTGAAGATATCATTACTGACATCAGTTATATCACAATTTTGTAGAATATTTCTTATTCTATCTGCACCCAGCCAATGGTCATGATTACCTAAGACGGCCAGAGAAATATCTTTGGGATTCAAAAGTTTTAACAGTCTTTCCAGGGGCTCTTCGACTTCATCGAGGATATAAGAAACAAAATCACCAGTTATAGTTATCATATCTGGATTTTGATTATTTACTAGTTCCACAATTCCTTCTAAATGATGGGGGGTTATCCACTGGCCAAGGTGAATATCTGAAAGATTAACAATGCGATAATCATGAAATAAAGGATCTAAATTTGGGATTATAACTTCTACTGGAATTAATTCAAAATCTGATGCCTTAAACTCAGAATTACTCACTTTTTCCCGATATTTGGTCATAGTGCGCTGTATTTTTTGCATATATTCCAATGCTCTTGGTGGTTTTTCTTTCATTATAATCAACGCATTTTTAATTAATCGCATTTTTTGAAACATTTTATAATTTAAATCCAATTATTAGCTTCAAATTATATTAATCTTTAAATATAAATTTTTAATCAATCAATTTTTATTAACATCAAATTTTTTTCAATTTATTTATATATTTTAAAGAATATAGAAATTTTGTTATTAATAATTCCGATATCGGGGGTTAAACATGAGAAGTTTATTTGGTATTTCAATGATATTTTTGATGGTGGGCCTTTTAGCAGCCCCAGGATGTACATTTGCTGCTGAATTTTCTATTAATGATAATTCTGCTTCTGATTTTAAATTATCTGCCTCTTCTGAGAAAGTTAGCCCAGAAGTTAAAGGTGGAAGTCGTGGTGG comes from the Methanobacteriales archaeon HGW-Methanobacteriales-1 genome and includes:
- a CDS encoding metallophosphoesterase, translating into MKEKPPRALEYMQKIQRTMTKYREKVSNSEFKASDFELIPVEVIIPNLDPLFHDYRIVNLSDIHLGQWITPHHLEGIVELVNNQNPDMITITGDFVSYILDEVEEPLERLLKLLNPKDISLAVLGNHDHWLGADRIRNILQNCDITDVSNDIFTLKRESDDSDAVLHIAGVDSVMLEKHRLDIVMEKIPSEGPAILLAHEPDFADVSSITGRFGLQISGHSHGGQFIIPGLGTMIRGPHFIKYPLGKYQVGEMIQYTSRGLGTNVFWFRINCPPEITIFHLKSPEVDDEKIR